The region CCACTCTCGTCAACCGCATACGCGAAGGGATCGCCCGACGGGCCCAGCCTTCGGCCATCCTGGGCGTCCTCACCGATCGCCTTGCCGACCTGGAGAGGGCGGACGAGGTGACGCGGCGCTGCGCCAAGGAAGGGATCACGGTCCGCGATCGGGACCGCTCCGTCGTGCGGCTCGCCGATTCCTTCTCGATGGGGGTGACACCTGGGGATGTCGTCACCGTGGTCCCGGCAGCGGCAAGGACGCGGCGGGATCTCGAAGCCGTCTCCCGGGCCGCCGAAGTCATGGGCCGGCTCACCCAGAGGGGGTTTCCGCCCGCGGACACACGGGATGTTCTGGCCGCCGCCACGGGAGCGGGCTGGACGCGAGAACAATTGGATGGGCTGGTGGACGTCTACACCGAAGCTCAACGCCTCGGTGTCGGGAAGGAGAAAGTGCGTCAGATTCTCGCCCAGGGGATTCGAGACCGGAAGGAACCGTCGCACTTGATCGAAGACATGAAGGAGAGCACGAAGGCCGCCTCCGCCTCCCATCCCTCCGGCGAGTCACACTCCTCGAATTCGCCCGCTTCCGGATCGTCCACCTCTGCCGCCGGAAAGGGAGGCAAGGGCGGGGCCCCCCACGGCGCGGGCCCGAAAGTTTTGCCTCACCACCCTCCCCCTCCCCCGCCCCCCCCGCGACCCCACCCCTGATCGAGCGCTCAGCCCATCCGCAGGTTGCTAGCGGGCGCGAGAGCGCCGGCGTGCCTTGATGAGGACGCCGATCTCATCCGGACGCGGGTTCACGAAGTCGAGGCGGATCCGACCGTCCGCCGTCTCGGACACCACAGCGGGGATGGAGCTGGCGGTCAGGATCCAGCCCGCCGGCAGCACGACCGCATTCCGCGGTCGGCCGAAGCTGCGGTCCCACACCAACTCCTCGCCTTCGACCCGGTACCGCTCGGGATCGGCGTAGGTTTCGCTGATGCGCAGCCGCACGCTAGCCCCTCGTGCCACGGGCGTGAAGCGTACCAGCACGACCTCGCTATCGGGCCGGACCGGCTCGCCGATGTCGAGGCCGGCGGCCGTGATGGCATTGCCCCTGACGATCTCGGCCTTGAGCTGCTCACCCGTATCCAGGATCCGCGCCGCCGGGTTCGACACCGTGCTCCCCTTGCGGACGACGTTGATGTAGCGGTCTGTACCTTCGCGGGCCTCGGTGTAGTCGTGGTAGAGGTCGAAAGAGTGCGTCTCGGGGTCGCGGAGGAAGTAGACGATGTCGCGATCCTGGTGCGCGCGCTCCTGGAGCCTCGTCGGCGCTTCCTGGGCGAATGCGGCGTTGGCTACCGCCCATCCCGCGGCGAGCATGCGCAGGGAGAGGCCCGGCCTCACGGCAGCCTCCTCGCCTTGAGTACCACCGCGGCCTGGCCGGGGAAAGTGTTGATGAAGCTGACCACAACGCGCCCATCCGCCTCCGTGAGCACCTGGGCCGGCACGTTGCAGGCGATCAGCTCATAGCCGGCGGGCAGCGCCACGGCGTTGCGCTTGATGCCGAGCGGGCGCGAGAACACGATGTGGTCCGCTTCGACGAAGTAGCTCTTCACATCCTGGTAGGTCTTCTCGATGAGGAGACGCACCCCGCCCTCGGGCGGTACCGGGCGCGGGAGCTGGACCGCGATGTATTGATCGCTGGGGTCGGCCTCGGAGACGCCGCCGGCGCCTGCCTCGCGCCCGCTTACGACTGCAAAGCGCAGAGGGCGGCCCGTAAGGCGATCGCTCACCGCCTCGTCCGTAGCCACGCTGCCCTTGCGGATCGGGTTGAAGAACCGCGTGGCCCCCGATGTGGTTGCCGTCACCTCGTAGCGGATGCGGAAGCGGCCCGTGCCGGGCTCGAGCAGCTCGTAACGGGTGTACTCGTCGGCTTCCGTCTGCGCTGGTGCCGAGGGCGGAGGTGACGGCCCCGGGGCGGCCGCGGCCGACGAGACGGCGATGAGCAGGGCCAATACGTACTGGGCATTGTGAGCTCCGGGCACAACGGATCTCGGGGCTGGAACGCCCACGTCCTGTCCACCGATCAGACGGCGCGAGGACTCCCTTCCGAGGCTCTTCACGCTGGCTATCATAGGGCGCGAAGCGGGGAAAGGGTACGTCCTAGCCGCTGCCGTTCACCCTGGCATAGGGACTGCCCCTTCCGCTAGGGCGCCAAAGGACGCAGGCGCAAGGCCCCGAGGATCGCCGTCCCTGTCTATCGGGAAGGTGCGGAGCACAGTGTCAATCGACGCTCGATCCTAAGGCCGATGGTCCTCCTTTTTCGGGAAACCGACGCGTGACTGAAGCGGCGACTGATCCGGGGTGTCTTCAACAGCACGCTGACGCAGCGACATTTGGCGCGTGCAAGCGATACCATGGGCCATGACCGTCGCGGCAGACTCACGTCTCGGCTCTGTCAGAGTCTTCAGCGTCGCGATTGCGGGGCTGATCTCGGCCCTCTACGTCGCTGCTGAGGCTCCGTCACCGTCGCCAGCTGGCAAGACCGCTGTTCTGACCGCATCCCCGGGGCCGCGACAAAATCCCTGGAAGAGGTCTTTCAACCCGTTCCGGGGCGATGCAGAGTTCCTTTGGCCCGCCTCAGCCGGCGTATACGAGCCACTCCTTGTCTACAACCGGGCCACCGGCCGCTACCTCTCCTGGTTGGCCACGAGCTACGCCTGGAGCCCCGACAACCTCAAGCTGCGCTTTGCCATCCGCCCCGGGGTCCTGTGGTCGGATGGTGTGGCGTTCGCGGCCCGCGACGTCACGTTCACTTTCGAGCTCATGCGCCGAGTGCCCGCTCTGGACCGGCAAGGGATCTGGACCTTCCTCTCCTCGGTGTCGGCCATCAGCCGAGATACGGTCGAGTTCACCCTGAAGCGTCCATTCACGCCAGGTCTCGCCTCCATAGGGCAGTGCGCCATCGTGTCCGAGCACAAGTGGAAGGACATCGCCGACCCCGCGGCCTTCGACGATCCTGCCCCCGTCGGCACCGGCCCGTTCACCGAGGTCAAGCGGTTCGAGCCGATGCTATACGAGCTGGGTCGGAACCCTAAGTATTGGCAAGCCGGCAAGCCTGCGGTCGAGCTCCTCCGGGTCCCGCTCTACCGCAGCAACGACGACGTCTTCCGGGCGCTCCAGGCCGGTGTGCTAGACTGGGCTTCGCTCTTCCTGCCCGATGTCGAGAAGTCTTGGGTCGCCGCCGACCCCGCCCATCGCCAGTATTGGTTCCCGGACTTCGGACCGATGGTTCTCCTCTACCTGAACACGCAGCAGAAGCCCCTCGACGACCGGAACGTCCGTATGGCGCTGAGCATGGCCCTGGACCGCCCCAGAATCGTCAAGGAGGCACTGAACAACTATGTGGCCGCGGCCGACACGACGGGTCTGGCCGATTCGCAGCGCAATTGGAAGGATGCCGGCCTGCTGGCCGGCAACCGTTGGACTATCCGCGACGTGGGGCGGGCGAACCAGCTCCTGGACGCGGCCGGCCTGGCTCGGGGCAGCGGCCAGATCCGCTTGGGCCCCTCGGGTCCCCTGCGCTACGAGCTCAACGTCGTGAAAGGCTGGACGGACTGGGTGGCGGCGGCCGAGATAATTGGGCAGAACCTCGCCGAAATCGGCGTCGCCGTCTCCGTCAAGGCGCTCGACTACAATGCGTGGGACGACGCGCTGCGGCGGGGCCGATTTGCGCTTAGCATGGGCTTTGGAAGCCGGGGCCCCGACCCGTGTCAGTTCTACCGCGACGTGATGGATGGATCATTGGTGCGGCCCGTGGGTGAAAGAGCCGAGGCAAACTTCAATCGCTTTGCTAGCGACGACGCGACGCAGCTCGTTAGACGGTTCGAGGCCCTCTCCGACGAAAAAGAGCAGCGCCCGTTGGCTATTGCGATGCAGAGGCTCTTCATCATGAACGCCCCGAGCCTGCCCCTCTTTGCGAGCCCGCTCTGGGGGGTGTTCAACACTACTCACCTAAGTGGGTTCCCGACGCGGTTCCGGCCGTTTGCGAGCGCGGTGCCCGGTGTCGGCCCCCCCCCGGGGGGAACGGACGCCCTCCCCGTGCTGGTCGAGGTCCAGCCTCGCTGAGTGTCGCGCGTGCCGTCGGCGCCTGCCCCTGCATCGGCGGTCGCTCTCGGGTTGGTTTGCCAAGTACATAATCCGCCATCAACGTCGCTTTCTCTTCTTCGTCGTGCACAAGTGTCCGATACACGACGATAGCCTGAAAGTCGCACCTTGGTGCATTCCCCTCAGTAACACGCCACCCGACAATACTTTACCCCCGCCGGTCGCCGCCGCTAACCCCCAGAATATCGAGTGGCACATCGGTTGCTGTAGGAATCAGCGTGTGCGGTGTGCTCTCCTTCTGATTCGGAGTGGCACTCGGCCGCGCCGCGTCCCGGAGGCGTGGGTAGAAGGTCAAGGAGGAGGGTCTCGGTGGCTAAGCCAGAGGGTCTCATACCGAAGATGGCGTACGCAGTAAATGGCGGAGCTCGGGATCTGACGCTAGCCTCAACCGGGGAGACTCTGGCCGAGTGCGACCCGAGGCTAGCTGACCACGAGCATCCGGCAGTGGCGTTCCGAACGGCAGGCAGCGCGCGCTCCCCACGCCGAAAGATGCGCCGCCTCCGGACTGCCCGCGACGAGGCGGAAGATCCTTGGGGAGAGAGCCCGGCTTGGCGGCGGGTCGTGGCCATGGTCGAGTCCGCGGCCCCCGTCGACGCCCCCGTGCTGCTGCTGGGCGAGTCAGGCACGGGCAAGGAGCTGCTGGCGCGGCTCCTTCACCGTCGCAGCGCGCGCGCCTCCGGACCCTTTGTCCTTGTCAACTGCGCAGCCGTCCCCCTCGAAATGTGGGAGAGCGAATTCTTTGGCCACCGGAAGGGCTCCTTGGCGGGCGCCCCCACTCACCGCGCGGGCCGGTTCCAACTGGCGGACGGCGGCACTCTCCTCCTCGACGAGGTCGCGGCCATGCCCGCGGCCAACCAGGCCAAGCTTCTGCACGTAATCGAGAGCGGGGAGTTCGAGCCTCTGGGCGACGACCGGCCCCGCAGAGTCGACGTGCGGATAGCCGCTTCCACCAACAGCGATCTGCAGAGAGAGGTCGCGGAGGGACGCTTCCGGCCGGACCTCTATCACCGGCTCAACGTGGTGCGGATTGCCCTGCCCCCTCTCAGGGAACGCCCGGAGGACATCGAGCTGCTAACGCGGAGGTTCGCGGAGAGGACCGCGGCCCGGCTAGGCAAGGCGAGGCCCGCCATCGGCTCCGAGACCCTGGCGCGTCTCCGCGCCCATTCCTGGCCCGGCAATGTGCGCGAACTCAAGAACTTGATCGAGCGTGCCCTCATCCTGGACGAGGACGGGGGTCTCGGGGCCGTCGACTTCGCCGTCGGTGGGACCCCCGGCGCCCCCGGTCTCGATGGGGATCTCAACCTGCGCGGTGCCCTCGGCCGGCTGGAACGTGATCTGCTTCTCGAGGCCCTGCGTCGCGCCGGAGGCGTGCGCAAGGAGGCGGCAAGGCTTCTCGGCATCGATCGCCGCAATCTGGCCTACTACCTGCGCAAACAGGTCCCGTTGTTCGTCCGCAAGGCGGGGCCGCGGGCCCACGCCAGCGGAGCCCAGTCTTAAGTTCTCAAATCAGATCGATCAAACCAGGTCCTCGTCGGGTTCGGCGTTGTCAGCCCCCTTGCCCAGAGTCCAGATTCCAGTAGACCGCCCCTGACGCAGGTGGAACTGACTCAGTTCGGCAGACGCCCTTGACAAGGCAGACCGGGGGTGTCCGAATGGACAAGAGAATCGTCCAACGCTAGAGAGGGTGAGACTCCGAGACGGGGCGCCTGGTCCGCCGGGGGAGGTAAGAAGATGGGCACGCGTAAGGCCGTTGTCGCTCTCTGCGCGGTGATCGCAGCAGGGGGCCATGGTTCGGCGCTTTCGCAGGAGGCGGTTCCGGGCGCCAAGGCTGAGATCGTCCGGCTGGACGCCGTCGTCACTGATACCAATGGGAACCCGATCCGGGACCTCTCCCGAGAGGACTTCGAGCTGCGTGACGATGGCAAGCCCCAGCGGCTCACGCACTTCGCATTTGTCGGCAAAGACGGGGCCACGGAGGCCAAGGCCACCGCGGAGCCCCCGGAGAAGGGCGCAACCGCCCCTGCAGCCGCCCCTGAAGAGGAGGCGGCCCCGCAAGCCGGTCGCCAGATCGCGATTCTCGTCGACGACCTGCACATCTCGCCGGGCAGTCTGGAATCCGTCAAGGAGGCACTCCGACGAGTCGCCGATGAGTTCCTCCGTCCCAACGACAACGTCGCCCTCATCACGACCAGCTCTCCGGGCGGCGTCCAGGCCCTCACGCAGGAACGCGCCACTCTGAAGCAAGCGATCAACGCCCTGGCTCTCAACCCGCGCGCGACCGCGCCGGGGAAGGACTCGCAGATGACGCCGGAGCAGGCGGAGCTGATCCTACGCGGGGACCGCAACGCTCTGCTCCTCGCCGCGAAGATGATGGTTGAAGATCCAAGCAGCGTCTACAACGACCCCCGAGGGACGCCCCGAGGGCAAGTCGGAACCGGGTCGGGGGCCAACCCTCGGAGCGTCAGCCCGGACAAGGGCGAGCAACAAGCTGCGGTGGAGGCTTCGTCGCAGGCCCGAGGGATCCTGATGGAGGCACTGCGCTTCTCGACCGTGTCGTTGAGCAGGGTCGACGACATCTTACGCGGCCTC is a window of Vicinamibacteria bacterium DNA encoding:
- a CDS encoding ABC transporter substrate-binding protein is translated as MTVAADSRLGSVRVFSVAIAGLISALYVAAEAPSPSPAGKTAVLTASPGPRQNPWKRSFNPFRGDAEFLWPASAGVYEPLLVYNRATGRYLSWLATSYAWSPDNLKLRFAIRPGVLWSDGVAFAARDVTFTFELMRRVPALDRQGIWTFLSSVSAISRDTVEFTLKRPFTPGLASIGQCAIVSEHKWKDIADPAAFDDPAPVGTGPFTEVKRFEPMLYELGRNPKYWQAGKPAVELLRVPLYRSNDDVFRALQAGVLDWASLFLPDVEKSWVAADPAHRQYWFPDFGPMVLLYLNTQQKPLDDRNVRMALSMALDRPRIVKEALNNYVAAADTTGLADSQRNWKDAGLLAGNRWTIRDVGRANQLLDAAGLARGSGQIRLGPSGPLRYELNVVKGWTDWVAAAEIIGQNLAEIGVAVSVKALDYNAWDDALRRGRFALSMGFGSRGPDPCQFYRDVMDGSLVRPVGERAEANFNRFASDDATQLVRRFEALSDEKEQRPLAIAMQRLFIMNAPSLPLFASPLWGVFNTTHLSGFPTRFRPFASAVPGVGPPPGGTDALPVLVEVQPR
- a CDS encoding sigma-54 dependent transcriptional regulator; the protein is MRRLRTARDEAEDPWGESPAWRRVVAMVESAAPVDAPVLLLGESGTGKELLARLLHRRSARASGPFVLVNCAAVPLEMWESEFFGHRKGSLAGAPTHRAGRFQLADGGTLLLDEVAAMPAANQAKLLHVIESGEFEPLGDDRPRRVDVRIAASTNSDLQREVAEGRFRPDLYHRLNVVRIALPPLRERPEDIELLTRRFAERTAARLGKARPAIGSETLARLRAHSWPGNVRELKNLIERALILDEDGGLGAVDFAVGGTPGAPGLDGDLNLRGALGRLERDLLLEALRRAGGVRKEAARLLGIDRRNLAYYLRKQVPLFVRKAGPRAHASGAQS